A section of the Ranitomeya imitator isolate aRanImi1 chromosome 7, aRanImi1.pri, whole genome shotgun sequence genome encodes:
- the LOC138645797 gene encoding uncharacterized protein isoform X2: MMSWLLKLLLVLEMIKVRPKKIQRRIMNNPCFLSKDEINEAEEAKERTQRLLSDALKKKESLLVEDLKVFEDMTLKTLYPFITTDLVNELMRELEKVTFAKNKYPVKDIGVNAYVYPGSDDRTIHLCAPFFKMDPKSKSQERTIIHEVSHFLGYGHTVQKNSDRVKMSPQSMLCPQTTYSVASALTLDMDHRGPFTDGSYSCCGETSRDTVCEKSWA, encoded by the exons ATGATGTCCTGGCTTCTGAAGCTCTTGTTGGTACTGGAAATGATTAAAGTGAGGCCAAAGAAGATACAGAGAAGGATCATGAACAATCCATGTTTTCTGAGTAAAGATGAGATAAATGAAGCCGAAGAAGCTAAAGAACGAACCCAACGACTTTTATCTGATGCTCTGAAGAAAAAGGAAAGTCTCCTGGTGGAAGATCTGAAGGTGTTCGAAGACATGACCTTAAAGACGCTTTATCCATTCATCACCACGGATCTAGTGAACGAGCTGATGCGAGAACTAGAGAAGGTGACGTTTGCAAAAAATAAATATCCTGTAAAAGATATTGGAGTTAACGCGTATGTATACCCCGGGTCTGACGATAGAACCATCCATCTAtgtgcaccattttttaaaatggaTCCAAAATCTAAATCCCAAGAAAGAACCATTATCCACGAGGTTTCCCACTTTCTTGGTTATGGTCACACAGTCCAGAAGAACAGTGACAGAGTGAAGATGTCACCACAGTCCATGTTGTGTCCTCAGACGACTTACTCTGTGGCTTCAGCCCTGACATTGGACATGGACCATCGAGGACCCTTCACAGATGGCTCCTACTCCTGCTGTGGTGAGACCTCCCGGGACACCGTGTGTGAGAAATCCTGGGCTT AG
- the LOC138645797 gene encoding uncharacterized protein isoform X1 has product MMSWLLKLLLVLEMIKVRPKKIQRRIMNNPCFLSKDEINEAEEAKERTQRLLSDALKKKESLLVEDLKVFEDMTLKTLYPFITTDLVNELMRELEKVTFAKNKYPVKDIGVNAYVYPGSDDRTIHLCAPFFKMDPKSKSQERTIIHEVSHFLGYGHTVQKNSDRVKMSPQSMLCPQTTYSVASALTLDMDHRGPFTDGSYSCCGETSRDTVCEKSWACKYIREMSRKNPWRHMGRYRNL; this is encoded by the exons ATGATGTCCTGGCTTCTGAAGCTCTTGTTGGTACTGGAAATGATTAAAGTGAGGCCAAAGAAGATACAGAGAAGGATCATGAACAATCCATGTTTTCTGAGTAAAGATGAGATAAATGAAGCCGAAGAAGCTAAAGAACGAACCCAACGACTTTTATCTGATGCTCTGAAGAAAAAGGAAAGTCTCCTGGTGGAAGATCTGAAGGTGTTCGAAGACATGACCTTAAAGACGCTTTATCCATTCATCACCACGGATCTAGTGAACGAGCTGATGCGAGAACTAGAGAAGGTGACGTTTGCAAAAAATAAATATCCTGTAAAAGATATTGGAGTTAACGCGTATGTATACCCCGGGTCTGACGATAGAACCATCCATCTAtgtgcaccattttttaaaatggaTCCAAAATCTAAATCCCAAGAAAGAACCATTATCCACGAGGTTTCCCACTTTCTTGGTTATGGTCACACAGTCCAGAAGAACAGTGACAGAGTGAAGATGTCACCACAGTCCATGTTGTGTCCTCAGACGACTTACTCTGTGGCTTCAGCCCTGACATTGGACATGGACCATCGAGGACCCTTCACAGATGGCTCCTACTCCTGCTGTGGTGAGACCTCCCGGGACACCGTGTGTGAGAAATCCTGGGCTTGTAAGTACATAAG AGAGATGTCCCGGAAGAACCCGTGGAGACATATGGGAAGATACAGAAACCTCTGA